The Candidatus Hamiltonella defensa 5AT (Acyrthosiphon pisum) DNA window TCTTTACCTGTCAAGCAAGGATACGGTGAGCATGAGAAAATCTCTTGGGTGCAGTGTCGGATGTTTGGTGTCAAAGCTGAAAAGTTGCCCATTTATCTGACTAGAGGAACCAAAGTGACCGTGATTGGGCAATTTTTGCTCGAAAGCTGGACTGGCAAAGACGGCATAGAAAAAACAACCGCTGTTGTTCTAGTTAACGAGATGGATTTTTCCAGTAAGCAGGAAAATAAACTTCAGCAAAATCAACCGTTAGCAAGTCAAACAGAAAGTGCGACATCACATCAATTGGACGATGACATCCCTTTTTGAGGGTTAATTTAGAGGACAAGTTTGAGAATAGCTGTAAGCGCACCTACTGCGAGTATTAACATACCACCTAATCTGACTGTTAATTGTAACCCCAGTTTGTCAAACCGATTTTCCATGTCCTTACGAACTTCTGCAATCTCAGCAG harbors:
- a CDS encoding single-stranded DNA-binding protein; this encodes MTINTVIFSGNLGGDCTTRSTANGKLIATFSLPVKQGYGEHEKISWVQCRMFGVKAEKLPIYLTRGTKVTVIGQFLLESWTGKDGIEKTTAVVLVNEMDFSSKQENKLQQNQPLASQTESATSHQLDDDIPF